Proteins encoded within one genomic window of Trichoderma asperellum chromosome 2, complete sequence:
- a CDS encoding uncharacterized protein (BUSCO:EOG092D3MZ3), translating to MLSRAARPALRAAVAAPSRAAAGPNTAATYATLREIETRLKSIRNIEKITNTMKIVASTKLTRATRSMNDSRKYGQTSNEVFEAAETTAAEADEKKSLVIVCSSDKGLCGGIHSGMSRTIRRLFAEGENFDLVLIGEKSKAQLQRTNAKNIQLSFAGIGKDIPTFADAQAIADQIVNLPTEYTDVKILYNKFINATSYEPTFIEAFSEEAISQSPNISAFEVEDDALGNLREYSLANSLYWALAEGHACEQSARRNAMDNASKNAGEMIGKYQILYNRTRQAVITGELVEIITGATASADM from the exons ATGTTGTCAAGGGCTGCCCGACCTGCTCTGCGAGCTGCAGTTGCAGCTCCCTCCCG agctgctgctggccccAACACCGCCGCCACCTATGCGACTCTCCGTGAGATCGAGACTCGTCTGAAGTCCATTCGAAACATCGAGAAGATCACAAACACCATGAAGATCGTCGCCTCCACCAAGCTCACCCGTGCTACTCGCAGCATGAACGACTCCCGCAAGTACGGACAGACCTCCAACGAGGTCTTCGAGGCCGCTGAGaccaccgccgccgaggCCGATGAGAAGAAGTCCCTCGTCATTGTCTGCTCTTCCGACAAGGGTCTCTGCGGTGGTATTCACTCCGGAATGTCCCGTACCATTCGTCGACTTTTCGCCGAGGGCGAGAACTTCGACTTGGTCCTCATTGGtgagaagagcaaggctcAGCTGCAGCGAACCAACGCCAAGAACATCCAGCTCAGCTTCGCCGGTATTGGCAAGGACATTCCTACCTTTGCCGATGCTCAGGCTATCGCCGACCAGATCGTCAACCTGCCCACCGAGTACACCGACGTCAAGATCTTGTACAACAAGTTCATCAACGCCACCAGCTACGAGCCCACCTTCATTGAGGCATTTTCCGAGGAGGCTATTTCCCAGTCCC CCAACATCTCTGCCTTCGAGGTTGAGGACGACGCTCTCGGCAACCTCCGCGAGTACAGCCTTGCCAACTCCCTCTACTGGGCTCTGGCTGAGGGTCACGCCTGCGAGCAGTCTGCCCGACGAAACGCTATGGAC AACGCCTCCAAGAACGCTGGTGAGATGATTGGCAAGTACCAGATTCTGTACAACCGTACCCGACAGGCTGTCATTACCGGAGAGCTGGTCGAAATTATTACTGGCGCTACTGCCTCCGCCGATATGtaa
- a CDS encoding uncharacterized protein (SECRETED:SignalP(1-23)~TransMembrane:1 (n4-15c23/24o355-375i)~CAZy:GH16) yields MRRVASIACAAVAALAFPGAVLAQTWSRCNPLTSSCPADTALGMSINVDFTKGGVNSFVASGSPTYNSNGASFTVAAGGDAPQLTSVFYIMFGRVEITMKAAPGAGIVSSLVLQSDDLDEIDMEWLGAEPDQMQSNYFGKGQTTSYNRGEFHSVSGTQANWIKYTVDWTQDRIVWMAGDSVLRTLTQADAESNQYPQTPMQVKFGSWAGGDPATNAPGTVKWAEGPTDFSKGPFTMMVQSISITDYSTGKQYVYSNNSGSWQSIQSVGGKINGNANGQSDLTVTASTSGSTPSIVLSIPVGGIGTDKSPATATQTDFPWLDGVTPTGGSIPSGWHMNPNGRIARDNAGTALGVPIPSLIMVVLGHIAMGALALAVRI; encoded by the exons ATGAGACGAGTGGCGAGCATCGCCTGCGCGGCTGTAGCTGCCTTGGCGTTTCCGGGAGCGGTTTTGGCACAGACCTGGAGCCGGTGCAACCCATTGACTA GCTCATGTCCCGCGGACACGGCTCTGGGCATGAGCATCAACGTTGACTTCACTAAGGGCGGCGTCAATTCATTCGTCGCATCTGGTTCGCcaacatacaacagcaaTGGCGCCTCGTTTAccgttgctgctggtggcgaTGCTCCACAGCTCACTTCCGTGTTTTACATCATGTTTGGCCGAGTGGAAATCACCATGAAGGCTGCCCCTGGAGCTGGTATTGTCTCATCGTTGGTGTTACAGTCGGATGATCTAGATGAGATTGATATGGAGTGGCTTGGGGCTGAGCCAGACCAGATGCAGTCCAACTACTTTGGCAAGGGCCAAACCACATCTTACAACCGTGGAGAGTTCCACAGCGTTTCGGGCACACAGGCAAACTGGATCAAGTACACGGTGGACTGGACCCAAGACAGAATCGTTTGGATGGCTGGCGATTCCGTGCTGCGTACTCTGACCCAAGCTGATGCTGAATCGAACCAATACCCGCAGACACCCATGCAGGTCAAGTTCGGCTCATGGGCCGGTGGTGATCCAGCCACCAATGCTCCAGGTACTGTCAAATGGGCTGAAGGGCCTACTGACTTCAGCAAAGGCCCCTTTACTATGATGGTACAAAGCATCAGTATCACCGACTACTCTACGGGCAAGCAATACGTCTACAGCAACAACTCTGGCTCGTGGCAATCGATTCAATCTGTCGGCGGTAAAATCAACGGCAATGCGAACGGCCAGAGTGACCTCACTGTCACGGCCAGCACGTCCGGTAGCACACCGTCGATTGTCCTTTCCATTCCCGTGGGCGGCATCGGCACGGATAAAAGCCCAGCTACTGCCACACAGACTGACTTCCCGTGGCTTGATGGCGTGACTCCTACTGGGGGGAGCATCCCTAGCGGATGGCATATGAATCCCAATGGTAGGATTGCGCGTGATAACGCTGGCACAGCATTAGGTGTGCCTATACCATCGCTGATAATGGTTGTGTTGGGCCATATCGCGATGGGTGCGCTGGCACTTGCTGTAAGAATATAA
- a CDS encoding uncharacterized protein (BUSCO:EOG092D1CKF) — translation MASDSSDDDMPIARANGRLSSSKISRTEDIALDKSMSKPSGMAGLSIRNGPIENGEMDLDSPSTNGSKRKSRESIIKVDYKDESESDGEPLAKRQRSKKVQESDSDDEPMVKARGKKLPPSYKETALPQSSSDEQPLGVKLAKKKADIERKGELEAKAIRAKEAKAKATPKKAIKNESDDDLPLASSHKRQANGSTAKRKSTVVKKDESDSDAPISKKSKAASASAKGKRVSSAKDTKDTKKGKSKEPSDEDEEEEFEWWNAPKREDDSIKWNTLEHNGVLFAPEYQPLPKNVKMYYDGKPVTLSPEAEEVATFWASMMTAASTHHLDNPIFRKNFFADFSDFIKKYGAKDASGNKIDIKSFDLCDFSKIAEYWAAKNEAKKAMTKEEKAAAKAEKDALEAPYLHCTWDGRKQKVGNFRVEPPSLFRGRGEHPKTGKVKTRVLPEQITINIGKGAKIPTPPAGHKWKAVQHDQKATWLAMWQENINGAYKYVMLGAASDVKGQSDYKKFEKARELKKHIDKIRRDYTKDLKSEVMADRQRATAMYLIDKLALRAGNEKDTENEADTVGCCSLKYEHISLQPPDQVTFDFLGKDSIRYNETARVDPQVFKNLKLFKKAPKTDGDDLFDRLNTSQLNKHLNSYMPGLTAKVFRTYNASHTMSELLKELGKDPRSRGTIAEKVKLYNDCNRKVAILCNHKRTVGAGHEQQMQKLGDRIKGLRYQKWRTKKMILDLDATQKKKKGAAYFVRDEDLDDEWVKEHQAFLVDELRTKIQKKFEKDNEKLKANKERVMPEKELKERLHAVKDLEARFKKENKTGKVEAEGRGASVEKFLSSIDKIDERIRVLETQAEDRDGNKEVALSTSKINYIDPRLTVVFSKKFDVPIEKFFSKTLRDKFRWAIKSVEDAEDWEF, via the exons ATGGCTTCCGACAGTTCAGACGACGATATGCCTATTGCGAGGGCAAATGGGCGTT TGTCATCCTCGAAGATATCTCGCACCGAAGACATCGCCTTGGATAAGTCCATGTCCAAGCCCTCTGGAATGGCAGGCTTGTCCATCCGAAATGGGCCTATTGAGAACGGCGAGATGGATTTGGATTCGCCGTCTACCAACGGATCCAAGCGCAAGTCACGAGAGTCGATCATCAAGGTTGACTACAAGGATGAGTCGGAAAGTGATGGTGAGCCTCTG GCGAAACGACAACGATCCAAAAAGGTCCAGGAGTCGGATTCAGACGATGAGCCTATGGTGAAGGCTAGAGGGAAGAAACTGCCGCCGTCTTACAAAGAGACCGCGCTACCTCAGTCCTCTTCTGATGAGCAGCCACTCGGTGTTAAGCTCGCTAAGAAAAAGGCTGACATCGAGAGAAAAGGTGAATTGGAGGCCAAGGCGATTCGTGCTAAGGAAGCGAAGGCAAAGGCGACACCGAAGAAGGCTATTAAGAACGAATCGGATGATGACCTGCCTCTCGCGTCATCCCACAAGCGACAAGCGAATGGCTCAACTGCAAAGAGGAAATCTACGGTCGTGAAGAAGGATGAATCTGATTCTGATGCTCCCATCTCCAAGAAGTCCAAAGCTGCCAGTGCCTCTGCCAAGGGGAAGAGAGTTTCGTCAGCAAAGGATACAAAGGACACTAAGAAGGGCAAGTCTAAAGAACCcagcgatgaggatgaagaagaagagtttgAATGGTGGAATGCGCCAAAGCGAGAGGATGACAGCATCAAGTGGAATACCCTTGAGCACAACGGAGTTCTCTTTGCGCCAGAATATCAACCTCTCCCAAAGAACGTCAAGATGTACTACGATGGCAAACCTGTGACCCTCAGTCcggaagcagaggaagtCGCTACATTCTGGGCGTCAATGATGACCGCTGCTTCTACTCATCACCTTGACAACCCCATCTTCCGCAAAAACTTCTTCGCCGATTTCTCTGATTTCATCAAAAAGTATGGCGCCAAAGACGCTAGTGGAAATAAGATTGACATCAAGAGCTTTGACTTGTGCGATTTCTCCAAAATTGCAGAATATTGGGCGGCAAAGAATGAAGCCAAGAAAGCCATGaccaaagaggagaaggcagctgccaaggccgagaaAGACGCTCTCGAAGCTCCATATCTTCACTGCACGTGGGACGGAAGAAAGCAGAAAGTTGGAAACTTTCGAGTGGAACCTCCAAGCTTATTCCGTGGTCGAGGCGAGCATCCCAAGACTGGTAAAGTCAAGACTCGAGTTTTACCGGAGCAGATCACCATCAACATTGGCAAGGGTGCCAAAATCCCAACTCCGCCAGCTGGGCACAAGTGGAAGGCCGTCCAGCATGACCAAAAAGCTACCTGGCTTGCCATGTGGCAGGAAAACATCAATGGCGCTTACAAGTACGTCATGCTTGGCGCTGCCAGTGATGTCAAGGGTCAGAGTGACTATAAAAAGTTCGAGAAGGCTCGTGAGCTCAAGAAGCACATTGATAAGATTCGCCGAGATTATACCAAAGATCTTAAGAGTGAGGTTATGGCAGATCGTCAAAGAGCTACAGCCATGTACCTGATTGATAAGCTTGCTCTTAGAGCTGGAAACGAGAAGGACACGGAAAACGAGGCCGATACTGTTGGTTGCTGCTCATTGAAGTACGAGCATATCTCCCTGCAGCCCCCAGACCAAGTCACATTTGACTTTTTGGGTAAGGATAGTATCAGGTACAACGAAACAGCCCGCGTGGATCCCCAAGTTTTCAAAAACTTGAAGCTATTCAAGAAGGCACCAAAGACTGATGGCGACGATCTATTCGATCGCCTCAAC acatCTCAACTGAACAAGCACTTGAACAGCTACATGCCTGGGCTGACTGCCAAGGTCTTCCGTACTTACAATGCGTCGCACACCATGTCCGAGCTGCTCAAGGAGCTGGGTAAGGACCCACGCTCTCGGGGAACCATTGCGGAAAAGGTGAAGCTGTACAATGACTGCAACCGCAAGGTTGCCATTCTTTGTAACCATAAGCGAACTGTTGGCGCGGGGCAcgagcagcagatgcagaaGCTTGGAGATCGC ATTAAGGGCCTCAGGTACCAAAAATGGCGGACAAAGAAAATGATTCTTGACCTCGATGCAactcaaaagaagaagaagggcgcaGCCTATTTTGTGCGAGATGAGGATCTCGATGATGAATGGGTCAAGGAGCACCAAGCCTTCTTAGTTGACGAACTGCGCACCAAGATCCAGAAGAAGTTTGAAAAGGACAACGAAAAGCTCAAGGCTAACAAGGAGCGAGTCATGCCTGAAAAGGAGCTTAAAGAACGCCTTCACGCAGTCAAGGATCTCGAAGCCAGAttcaagaaggagaataaAACTGGCAAAGTCGAAGCCGAAGGCAGAGGAGCGTCAGTCGAAAAATTTTTGTCTTCCATTGACAAGATTGATGAGCGCATCAGGGTCTTGGAGACTCAAGCCGAAGACCGTGATGGCAACAAGGAGGTTGCTCTGAGCACTTCGAAGATT AACTACATTGATCCTCGTCTGACGGTAGTTTTCTCGAAGAAATTCGATGTTCCTATCGAGAAATTCTTCTCCAAGACTTTGCGAGACAAGTTCCGATGGGCTATCAAATCCGTCGAAGACGCAGAAGACTGGGAATTCTAA